CGGGGTGGGTGCCCAGCTCAGACCCAAGGCCGGCCAGTCGGTCCAACCGTCCAAAAAGTCCAGTTCCGTGTCGCGGAACGGTGGGCTGCTGGCGCTGAGCTGTCCCACGAGCGCCAGCGAAGGATTGAAGCGGTACTCGAATCCGAGCATTCCTGAAAAGATCGGGTGGACATTTAGGTCACTGTTCTCGAAATCGTCCGCTAAGGGTACGGTCATGTTGAGATTCCCGTACAGGCTCCACCGCTTGAGGGTCTTCTCAATGGCCAGGCCGAACGCGATATCCGGGCCGCCGCTCCCAAAGCCTGCCTTTGCATCGCCAGATGGGACCTTGACGGCGAAGCGCAGCGCCACCGCCGGGGTGGAGGCGGTCTCGCGTAGCGGGGGCGGGGCCCACTTGAGCTGAAACGCCACATCTCCCAACCCAATGCGGCCCTCGGATCCCTTGAGGATCGGCTCGCTGTTGCGAGACACGTCATACATGTACTCATTCCGCGCGTCCTGCTTGCGCTCCTCTGCGCGGATGTTCCGTTCGTAATGGATCAGTCTTTCAAACCAGTCGATGAACCCATCCATGAACTCCCCGTGCATGTAGATGATCGGCAGGTCAACGCCCGCCTCCCAGTCCTCGGCAAGGCCGACCCGTGCCTGAAGATTTGCATACGTCATCTCCAGGTCCAAACGGCCGTTCAGGCCGTCACGTCCTGTGCCCGCCGTCAACGTATTGGTTTCGGCAATATCCAAGCGCAGAAGAACTTGGTTGTAGTCCAGGGGCACCGCTCGCTCTGGCACGAACTGAAAGAAGAGGAGATGAATCGGCGATTGATTGCGAATGGCCAGGGGCCCGTGGACCTCTTCAGCCCAAACCTCTACCCCACCGGGAACAAGGAGAGTCCACGCGACGAGGCCGACCCCGATGACAGCATGGATGCATTTCCTCACGCGCGGCCAAATCAATGGGCTACTCAAAATCTCTCTTTACGCAGGACGGCTCAGTATCGTACCCCAGGTAGAAATAGGCATGCCACCGTCTTGAACCCTTGAGTGGTTGTCCTGACCAGATCGTCAAATGCACACCCTCGTGGCTGGTGCAATCCCTGAACGTTTCGCGAACACCGTCCCTGTCCAAATCAGCTACGACTTCGCTGCCTTTTGTCGAGAAAACGCTCGGCGAGGCAATAATGCCGAAACCAAACCGAACATCATTATGCTGGTGATCTATTTTCAAATCGTAGGTTGTAGACTTGGCGTTATCGAAGATGACTTGCTGGACTGTCTCGTGTTCAGCTGACGGGATCATGTTGACTTCGGCACAACACACGACTGATTGACCAGGAAGAGTTATTATGACGACCCGTGTATCTTGCCTAAGGTTGCTCCGTGGTATACCCAATATGAGATGGTTCTGGCTATCGCGGTAGACGACTCCTACCTTCGAGCTTATTCGGTTATCACCGGCTCCCTGTGCAAAACCCGTGATTGGCCAACCCATGAGGATGAGAAAGAAAAGTAGGCCGAGGAGGTAAACTAGAATATGGAGAGGCCGGCGAAGCCCGCAAAGATCACCGCCACACC
The Candidatus Methylomirabilota bacterium DNA segment above includes these coding regions:
- a CDS encoding DUF3187 family protein; its protein translation is MRKCIHAVIGVGLVAWTLLVPGGVEVWAEEVHGPLAIRNQSPIHLLFFQFVPERAVPLDYNQVLLRLDIAETNTLTAGTGRDGLNGRLDLEMTYANLQARVGLAEDWEAGVDLPIIYMHGEFMDGFIDWFERLIHYERNIRAEERKQDARNEYMYDVSRNSEPILKGSEGRIGLGDVAFQLKWAPPPLRETASTPAVALRFAVKVPSGDAKAGFGSGGPDIAFGLAIEKTLKRWSLYGNLNMTVPLADDFENSDLNVHPIFSGMLGFEYRFNPSLALVGQLSASSPPFRDTELDFLDGWTDWPALGLSWAPTPAWRLQLGIMENLFTSGDAGADFGFFLSASYRFSLSPGESPVEHP